A window of Sphingobium herbicidovorans contains these coding sequences:
- a CDS encoding phosphatase PAP2 family protein yields the protein MTITRGSVFLLCIAGVTLGVLNWAVKRPLPGDVALTRGLQALLGQSPEWAGIVTKSATEPWMWAMTGVVALLLWMLRGHVAALAAPIAFALALATDGLLRFFIFSPRPLATLVAVAKPSPSSGLPSTYGLVTGATIGLLMLVALADRRGWARAVGWVALVWLVLGWAARVTMGGHWTSQLLASYALSILMAQGVLRLVRVR from the coding sequence ATGACGATCACTCGCGGTTCCGTCTTTCTGCTGTGCATTGCCGGCGTGACGCTTGGCGTGCTCAACTGGGCCGTGAAGCGACCGTTGCCGGGCGATGTCGCTCTGACGCGCGGCTTGCAGGCACTGCTCGGTCAGTCGCCCGAATGGGCGGGTATTGTCACGAAAAGCGCGACTGAACCATGGATGTGGGCGATGACTGGCGTCGTCGCGCTGCTCCTGTGGATGTTGCGGGGCCATGTCGCCGCGCTGGCGGCGCCGATCGCGTTTGCGCTTGCGCTTGCGACCGACGGCTTGCTTCGTTTCTTCATTTTTTCGCCCCGACCTTTGGCCACCCTGGTCGCCGTTGCAAAGCCCAGTCCGTCATCGGGCCTGCCATCGACCTATGGCTTGGTAACGGGCGCCACGATAGGCCTGCTGATGCTCGTCGCGCTGGCGGACCGGCGCGGCTGGGCGCGGGCCGTGGGCTGGGTCGCGCTGGTCTGGCTGGTGTTGGGCTGGGCGGCGCGGGTGACGATGGGCGGCCATTGGACCAGCCAGTTGCTGGCGAGCTACGCATTGTCGATCCTGATGGCGCAGGGTGTCTTGCGTCTGGTGCGGGTGCGCTGA